In Streptomyces sp. NBC_00569, a single genomic region encodes these proteins:
- a CDS encoding ABC transporter ATP-binding protein, which translates to MTAEVPQDAPLLAVEGLRKTYGLPGGGRLTAADSVTFTVPAGGSLGIVGESGSGKTTVARMLVGLVRPDAGTVSVSGRTRTPRTPRGSRARLARAREIQMVFQDPYVSLDPRLTSRQCLTTALRLHGRDESLADGLLEQVGLGARESGARPHGLSGGQRQRLAIARALAVDPEVLVLDEAVAALDVSIQAQILLLLEEIRRDTGVALVFVSHDLAVVQHITDEVVVMRRGTVVEQGRTADVLAAPRDPYTRLLLASVPRAGWDPADAERARAATV; encoded by the coding sequence ATGACCGCCGAAGTACCGCAGGACGCACCGCTGTTGGCGGTGGAAGGACTGCGCAAGACGTACGGCCTGCCGGGCGGAGGGCGTCTCACCGCAGCCGACAGCGTCACCTTCACCGTCCCGGCGGGCGGCTCGCTCGGCATCGTCGGCGAGTCCGGATCCGGCAAGACGACCGTCGCGCGCATGCTCGTGGGCCTCGTACGGCCCGACGCCGGCACCGTCTCCGTCTCCGGCCGGACCCGCACACCACGCACCCCGCGCGGCAGCCGGGCACGCCTCGCGCGGGCCCGCGAGATCCAGATGGTCTTCCAGGACCCGTACGTGTCCCTGGACCCCCGGCTCACGTCCCGCCAGTGCCTGACCACGGCCCTGCGCCTGCACGGCCGGGACGAGTCCCTCGCCGACGGACTCCTGGAACAAGTAGGCCTCGGCGCACGTGAGTCGGGAGCCCGGCCGCACGGCCTGTCCGGCGGCCAGCGCCAGCGGCTCGCCATCGCGCGGGCGCTGGCTGTCGACCCCGAGGTGCTGGTCCTCGACGAGGCGGTGGCCGCGCTCGACGTGTCGATCCAGGCACAGATCCTGCTCCTGCTCGAAGAGATCCGCCGCGACACCGGGGTCGCCCTGGTCTTCGTCAGCCATGACCTGGCGGTCGTCCAGCACATCACGGACGAGGTCGTGGTCATGCGCCGAGGCACCGTGGTCGAACAGGGTAGGACGGCCGACGTCCTGGCCGCTCCACGGGACCCGTACACGCGGCTGCTGCTCGCCTCGGTGCCGCGCGCGGGCTGGGATCCGGCGGATGCGGAGAGGGCGCGGGCGGCCACGGTGTGA
- a CDS encoding ABC transporter permease, whose amino-acid sequence MLARISRRLAGLLATLVAASFVIFAAVYAAPGDPAVFLAGGRDKLTPEKLDLVRAQYHLDEPLVVQYGRWLGDCLHFDLGRSFKYGDQVADLVAARFPTTLALVAYATVLFVVLGVGAGILAAVRRGTWIDSAVVGGTTLAASVPSFVSAIALVALFGVQLGWFPVSGSGDGFAGGLHHLTLPALSLALGALALISRVTRQSMVDAGAADHVEAARASGIPEREIVLRHVLRNALGPIVTMCGLVMAGMLAGTVVVETAFGISGVGSLLVGAINTHDFPVAQAVLLLMVTGYIVVTTLVDLVHPLLDPRVKEAAA is encoded by the coding sequence ATGCTTGCCCGGATCTCCCGGCGCCTCGCCGGACTGCTCGCCACCCTCGTCGCCGCCTCCTTCGTCATCTTCGCCGCCGTGTACGCGGCACCCGGCGATCCTGCCGTCTTCCTGGCCGGCGGCCGCGACAAGCTCACCCCCGAAAAGCTCGACCTGGTGCGCGCGCAGTACCACCTCGACGAGCCGCTCGTCGTGCAGTACGGGCGCTGGCTCGGCGACTGTCTCCACTTCGACCTCGGTCGCTCCTTCAAGTACGGCGACCAGGTCGCCGACCTGGTCGCAGCCCGCTTCCCGACGACACTCGCCCTCGTCGCCTACGCGACCGTGCTCTTCGTCGTCCTCGGCGTCGGCGCGGGAATCCTCGCCGCCGTGCGCCGCGGCACCTGGATCGACTCGGCGGTCGTCGGCGGCACGACACTCGCCGCGTCGGTGCCTTCGTTCGTCTCGGCCATCGCCCTGGTCGCCCTGTTCGGCGTGCAGCTGGGCTGGTTCCCGGTGTCCGGCAGCGGCGATGGCTTCGCCGGCGGCCTCCACCATCTGACCCTGCCCGCCCTCTCGCTCGCCCTGGGCGCGCTCGCCCTGATCAGCCGGGTCACGCGACAGTCGATGGTCGACGCGGGTGCCGCCGACCACGTGGAGGCCGCTCGTGCCTCCGGCATCCCCGAACGCGAGATCGTGCTCCGGCACGTCCTGCGCAACGCGCTCGGCCCGATCGTCACCATGTGCGGTCTCGTCATGGCGGGCATGCTCGCCGGCACCGTCGTCGTCGAGACGGCGTTCGGGATCAGCGGCGTCGGATCACTGCTCGTCGGCGCGATCAACACCCATGACTTCCCGGTCGCACAGGCCGTCCTCCTCCTCATGGTCACCGGCTACATCGTGGTCACCACCCTCGTCGACCTGGTCCACCCGCTGCTCGACCCGCGGGTGAAGGAGGCCGCAGCATGA
- a CDS encoding family 16 glycoside hydrolase has protein sequence MTPRPVHLSRSRRRGARRATGLLLTALLGAGLVAPAPSAADDDPRPFADLPPQEPGVTLRVFDIQSPLSKLCDLKPAQTPNVDKLIPTADWTSTEGFGFNDNFVSQIIGNLNVPEAGSYKFRLISDDGSRLFLGEQQVIDHDGLHGAEPKDGEITLNAGYRSLRIDHFDAGGGQQVTLQWKPPGADEFTTVPNSVLSTDAGVVRVTAPGRKECEGTYDTPGDGLPLTEVNPGYKLTDLRPEGFEPQVSAMDWLPDDRLAITTWGGSTETKGEVYLLDHVTGDTGPDKVTYKKIADGLKEPMGIKYVDGKLYVSEKHQLTELDDTDGDDVVDRKRKIAEWPYGGNFHEFAFGLLYDKGDFYLNLSVAINYGGASTDPQPAPNRGTTIKVNKRTGKVSYLAGGLRTPNGIGRGPGDDLFVADNQGGWLPASKLVHIKQDRFFNHYMNPDGPFDDQPVTKPALWLPQNEIANSPSTPMQLKKGPFAGQMVFGDVTYGGLQRADLEKVAGEYQGAVFRHTQGLESGITRISTGPDGAIYTGGLGADGNWGQEGKLRFGLQKLTPTGRTAFDIKTMRATRDGFELTYTKPLSEETATKLTKGAYSVEQWRYVPAPAYGGPKVDEESLPVTSATLSDDRRKVRLTIPGLKPDRVVHVRSPRPFSSSEGEQLWSTEAWYTLNAKPGPEEPVTTYDAESAKLSGSAGIDTEHAGYTGGGFVDGFGEQGAKATFGVTVDQKGTYDVGLRYANGPHPAPGTKTVSVIVNGGEPKQTSLPSTGEWNRWSTKTERLELRKGRNTITYAVGSGDTGHVNLDALDVRRPGARIDLFSGGSISTAWQHSDGRSAEWPHTAEKSMEVCCGDLRTKQHFQDFRLHVEFRVPKLPDDVTGQNRGNSGVYLQERYEVQILDSFGVEKLANNEAGAIYQKKAADLNASTAPETWQTYDITFRAARFGADGKKTSDARVTVLWNGKKVHDNVAVDGPTGAGDPESAAAGAIRLQDHGNKVRFRDVWVEPLS, from the coding sequence GTGACGCCACGCCCCGTGCACTTGTCCCGCTCCAGACGTCGCGGCGCCCGAAGAGCCACCGGGCTGCTGCTCACCGCTCTCCTCGGCGCCGGCCTGGTCGCCCCGGCGCCGTCCGCGGCCGATGACGATCCGCGGCCGTTCGCGGATCTGCCCCCGCAGGAACCGGGGGTGACCCTGCGCGTCTTCGACATCCAGTCACCGCTGAGCAAGCTGTGCGATCTCAAGCCCGCGCAGACTCCGAATGTCGACAAGCTGATCCCCACCGCCGACTGGACCTCCACGGAAGGCTTCGGGTTCAACGACAACTTCGTCTCGCAGATCATCGGCAATCTGAACGTGCCCGAGGCCGGCTCGTACAAATTCCGGCTGATCAGTGACGACGGTTCGCGGCTCTTCCTCGGCGAACAGCAGGTCATCGATCACGACGGGCTGCACGGAGCCGAGCCCAAGGACGGCGAGATCACCCTGAACGCCGGCTATCGGTCGCTGCGCATCGACCACTTCGACGCGGGCGGCGGTCAACAGGTCACCCTGCAGTGGAAGCCGCCGGGAGCAGATGAGTTCACCACCGTGCCGAACTCCGTGCTGAGCACGGACGCCGGTGTCGTACGCGTGACGGCGCCCGGCCGCAAGGAGTGCGAGGGGACGTACGACACCCCCGGCGACGGGCTGCCGCTGACCGAGGTCAACCCCGGTTACAAGCTGACCGATCTGCGGCCCGAAGGCTTCGAGCCGCAGGTCTCCGCGATGGACTGGCTTCCCGACGACCGCCTCGCGATCACCACCTGGGGCGGCAGCACCGAGACGAAGGGCGAGGTGTACCTCCTCGACCACGTCACCGGGGACACCGGGCCCGACAAGGTCACGTACAAGAAGATCGCCGACGGGCTCAAGGAGCCGATGGGCATCAAGTACGTGGACGGGAAGCTGTACGTCTCCGAGAAGCATCAGCTGACCGAGCTCGACGACACCGACGGCGACGACGTCGTCGACCGGAAACGGAAGATCGCCGAGTGGCCGTACGGCGGGAACTTCCACGAGTTCGCCTTCGGTCTGCTCTACGACAAGGGCGACTTCTATCTGAATCTCTCGGTCGCGATCAACTACGGCGGAGCGAGCACGGATCCGCAGCCCGCGCCGAACCGCGGCACGACCATCAAGGTCAACAAAAGGACGGGCAAGGTCAGTTACCTCGCCGGCGGTCTGCGTACCCCGAACGGGATCGGGCGTGGCCCGGGTGACGATCTGTTCGTCGCGGACAACCAGGGCGGTTGGCTGCCCGCGTCCAAGCTGGTGCACATCAAGCAGGACCGGTTCTTCAACCACTACATGAACCCGGACGGTCCCTTCGACGACCAGCCCGTCACCAAGCCGGCGCTCTGGCTGCCGCAGAACGAGATCGCCAACTCACCCAGTACGCCGATGCAGTTGAAGAAGGGGCCGTTCGCCGGACAGATGGTCTTCGGCGACGTGACCTACGGCGGTCTCCAGCGGGCCGACCTGGAGAAGGTCGCCGGCGAGTACCAAGGTGCGGTGTTCCGGCACACACAGGGCCTCGAGTCCGGCATCACCCGGATCAGCACCGGGCCCGACGGCGCGATCTACACCGGCGGGCTCGGCGCCGACGGCAACTGGGGCCAGGAGGGCAAGCTCCGCTTCGGACTGCAGAAGCTGACGCCGACCGGGCGGACCGCCTTCGACATCAAGACGATGCGCGCCACCCGCGACGGCTTCGAACTCACCTACACCAAGCCCCTGTCCGAGGAGACGGCGACCAAGCTGACCAAGGGCGCGTACTCCGTCGAGCAGTGGCGCTATGTGCCGGCACCCGCGTACGGCGGACCGAAGGTCGACGAGGAGTCGCTGCCGGTCACGTCGGCGACGCTCTCCGACGACCGCCGCAAGGTCCGGCTCACCATCCCCGGCCTGAAGCCGGACCGCGTGGTGCATGTGCGCTCACCCCGCCCGTTCTCGTCGTCCGAGGGCGAGCAGCTGTGGTCGACCGAGGCTTGGTACACGCTGAACGCCAAGCCTGGCCCCGAGGAGCCGGTCACCACTTACGACGCCGAGTCCGCGAAGCTCTCCGGCAGTGCCGGCATCGACACTGAGCACGCCGGCTACACCGGCGGAGGCTTCGTCGACGGCTTCGGCGAGCAGGGGGCGAAGGCGACCTTCGGCGTCACGGTCGACCAGAAGGGCACGTACGACGTCGGCCTGCGCTACGCGAACGGCCCGCACCCCGCACCCGGCACCAAGACCGTCAGCGTCATCGTCAACGGCGGTGAACCGAAGCAGACGAGCCTGCCGTCCACGGGCGAGTGGAACCGCTGGTCCACCAAGACCGAGCGGCTCGAACTGCGCAAGGGCCGCAACACGATCACGTACGCCGTCGGGTCCGGTGACACCGGTCATGTGAATCTCGACGCGCTCGACGTGCGCCGGCCCGGCGCCCGGATCGACCTGTTCTCCGGCGGGAGCATCTCCACCGCCTGGCAGCACTCCGACGGTCGCAGCGCGGAATGGCCGCACACCGCCGAGAAGTCCATGGAGGTCTGCTGCGGCGACCTGCGCACGAAGCAGCACTTCCAGGACTTCAGGCTGCACGTCGAATTCCGGGTGCCGAAGCTGCCGGACGACGTGACCGGGCAGAACCGGGGCAACAGCGGGGTCTATCTCCAGGAGCGTTACGAGGTACAGATCCTCGACTCGTTCGGTGTGGAGAAGCTCGCGAACAACGAGGCGGGGGCGATCTACCAGAAGAAGGCCGCCGACCTCAACGCGTCCACAGCGCCGGAGACTTGGCAGACGTATGACATCACGTTCCGCGCGGCCCGCTTCGGCGCGGACGGCAAGAAGACGTCCGACGCCAGGGTCACGGTGTTGTGGAACGGCAAAAAGGTCCACGACAACGTGGCGGTCGACGGCCCGACGGGCGCGGGCGACCCGGAGTCCGCGGCAGCGGGGGCGATCCGGCTCCAGGACCACGGGAACAAGGTGCGATTCCGGGATGTGTGGGTGGAGCCGCTGTCCTGA
- a CDS encoding carbohydrate ABC transporter permease, whose product MTDTVGVPPAAGLTTAPAARRRIPARTPHQAKGRARGSGRLGGPLSGLPWALPALLLVGVLLVYPFFRSVYGSLFEDNGFTSHYTGLDNYVRLAEDPIFGRSLLNTVMWVAGTLLLPVVAGLAIAVATHRMRFGRIAQLVVVLPCAISGAATAVLWKFILTSEGSLNQVLQGLGLDSLVRPWLLEWPQNTVSMIVASTWQATGLNVVLFAIGLSAIPRETVEAAELDGATGWRMFRHITLPQLRSVSVVVIGMAIVNSLKAFDMIWVLTQGGPARSSETLALTMYRESFRLFHVGYGSAVALVLSVIVVASSWMYLRRQMPETSPR is encoded by the coding sequence ATGACGGACACTGTCGGCGTGCCCCCGGCGGCCGGACTGACGACGGCACCCGCGGCGCGACGCCGGATCCCTGCCCGTACACCGCATCAGGCGAAAGGGAGGGCCCGTGGCAGCGGCCGGCTGGGAGGCCCCCTCAGCGGTCTTCCCTGGGCGCTGCCCGCACTGCTCCTGGTCGGTGTGCTGCTCGTGTATCCGTTCTTCCGCAGCGTCTACGGCAGCCTCTTCGAGGACAACGGCTTCACGAGCCACTACACGGGCCTCGACAACTACGTGCGGCTCGCCGAGGATCCGATCTTCGGCCGGTCGCTGCTGAACACCGTCATGTGGGTGGCAGGCACGCTCCTGCTGCCCGTCGTGGCCGGTCTCGCCATCGCCGTGGCGACGCACCGGATGCGCTTCGGACGGATCGCGCAGCTGGTTGTCGTGCTGCCGTGTGCGATCTCAGGTGCCGCGACCGCCGTGCTGTGGAAGTTCATCCTCACCTCCGAGGGCTCGCTCAACCAGGTGCTGCAGGGCCTCGGCCTGGACTCGCTGGTACGGCCCTGGCTTCTCGAATGGCCGCAGAACACCGTCTCGATGATCGTGGCCAGCACCTGGCAGGCCACCGGACTGAACGTCGTCCTGTTCGCCATCGGCCTGAGCGCCATCCCGCGGGAGACCGTCGAGGCGGCCGAGCTGGACGGCGCCACCGGATGGCGGATGTTCCGCCACATCACGCTGCCTCAACTGCGGTCCGTGAGCGTGGTGGTGATCGGCATGGCCATCGTCAACAGCCTCAAGGCCTTCGACATGATCTGGGTGCTCACCCAGGGCGGCCCAGCCCGCTCCTCCGAGACCCTGGCCCTGACCATGTACCGCGAGTCCTTCCGGCTCTTCCACGTCGGGTACGGCTCCGCCGTCGCCCTCGTCCTGTCCGTCATCGTCGTCGCGTCCTCATGGATGTACCTGCGCCGGCAGATGCCCGAGACGTCCCCGCGCTGA
- a CDS encoding ABC transporter ATP-binding protein has protein sequence MLLDIDNLTLQLPGTARPVLNGVSLQVASGEVVGLVGESGSGKSTTAKAALRTLPDGTAISGSVRVDGTDVLALTGDDLRHHRSRTVAMVHQDPRSALNPVRRVGDFLVERLTGTGLDRKTARTRAVELLGTVGLSDPERRARQRPHELSGGMLQRVVIAGALAAEPRLLLADEATSALDVTTQAEILSLLRTLRADRSLGLLFITHDLHLAAAYCDRVYVMYAGRVVEQQPATQLFDRPRHPYTKGLLACSPTLGEGRRDLRPIPGRPPSLADTFGGCEFADRCADAEPACSTWSPEPSPLSDGGSATCRRLPEPPALPRLH, from the coding sequence ATGCTCCTCGACATCGACAACCTCACCCTGCAACTGCCCGGCACCGCCCGGCCCGTCCTCAACGGCGTCTCCCTCCAGGTGGCGAGCGGCGAAGTGGTCGGCCTGGTGGGCGAGTCCGGCTCGGGCAAGTCCACCACCGCCAAGGCGGCTCTGCGCACACTGCCCGACGGAACAGCCATATCCGGATCCGTACGCGTCGACGGTACGGACGTCCTCGCCCTGACCGGCGACGACCTGCGCCACCACCGCTCCCGTACGGTCGCCATGGTCCACCAGGACCCGCGCTCCGCCCTCAACCCGGTCCGCCGCGTCGGCGACTTCCTCGTCGAACGGCTGACGGGAACCGGCCTCGACAGGAAGACGGCCCGCACCCGGGCCGTCGAACTCCTCGGCACCGTCGGCCTCTCCGACCCCGAACGCCGGGCCCGCCAGCGCCCGCACGAACTGTCCGGAGGCATGCTCCAGCGGGTCGTCATCGCCGGCGCCCTCGCAGCCGAACCCAGGCTGCTGCTCGCGGACGAGGCGACCAGCGCCCTGGACGTCACCACCCAGGCGGAAATCCTCTCGCTCCTGCGCACCCTGCGCGCCGACCGGAGCCTCGGCCTCCTGTTCATCACGCACGACCTCCACCTCGCCGCCGCGTACTGCGACCGCGTGTACGTCATGTACGCGGGCAGAGTCGTCGAGCAACAGCCCGCCACCCAGCTCTTCGACCGGCCACGCCACCCCTATACGAAGGGACTGCTCGCCTGCTCGCCGACGCTTGGGGAGGGGCGACGGGACCTGCGCCCGATCCCCGGGCGCCCGCCGTCCCTCGCGGACACGTTCGGCGGCTGCGAGTTCGCGGACCGCTGTGCCGACGCGGAACCGGCGTGCTCGACCTGGTCGCCCGAGCCGTCACCCCTGTCCGACGGGGGCAGCGCGACCTGCCGCCGACTGCCCGAACCCCCGGCCCTGCCCCGACTCCACTGA
- a CDS encoding DinB family protein has protein sequence MSAIERPMPPLNADERITLESWLDFHRSTLAMKCEGLDDEQAAVAPVPPSGFTLTGLVQHMAEVERNWFRRVFAGEQVPPIYDPQADPSAPDGGFALAEGATLGDALATWHTETARARELCTERALTDTGCFMDQAVSLRWIYVHMIEEYARHNGHADLLRERIDGATGV, from the coding sequence ATGAGCGCCATCGAACGCCCCATGCCGCCCCTGAACGCCGACGAGCGCATCACGCTCGAGAGCTGGCTCGACTTTCACCGCAGCACGCTGGCGATGAAGTGTGAGGGCCTGGACGATGAGCAGGCCGCTGTCGCGCCGGTGCCACCGTCCGGCTTCACCCTGACGGGCCTCGTCCAGCACATGGCGGAGGTGGAGCGGAACTGGTTCCGCCGAGTGTTCGCCGGGGAACAGGTCCCGCCCATCTACGATCCGCAGGCCGACCCGTCCGCCCCCGACGGTGGCTTCGCGCTGGCTGAGGGCGCAACCCTGGGGGACGCCCTCGCTACCTGGCACACGGAGACGGCCCGAGCGCGCGAGCTCTGCACCGAACGCGCCCTGACCGACACCGGCTGCTTCATGGACCAGGCCGTCAGCCTCCGCTGGATCTACGTCCACATGATCGAGGAGTACGCCCGCCACAACGGCCACGCCGACCTGCTTCGGGAGCGGATCGACGGCGCCACCGGGGTGTAG
- a CDS encoding ABC transporter permease, translating to MSAQTLAPIGLEPAKERRPFGVVVAGGVMTLVVLAAVLAPLLAPYAPDTIDLSASLVGTSGDHLLGTDSSGQDLLSRVLYGARTSLIAPILLLAIAAVLGVTLGTLAAWRGGWVDTLVSRLTDVMYAFPGLLFTVLIIAVFGSGMTTSVLALGLAYTPTVAKYTRSVALAERRKPYIDAYRVLGMGGARICARFLVPNLGRSVVGYLVVLFGEALMSLATLSYLGFGAQPPSSDWGLMVQEGQAAVVQGALLPALVPGFAIALVVVSFNVVGVWAADRLGSRK from the coding sequence ATGAGCGCCCAGACCCTCGCACCCATCGGCCTGGAACCCGCAAAGGAACGGCGCCCCTTCGGCGTCGTCGTCGCGGGCGGCGTGATGACCCTCGTCGTACTCGCCGCGGTCCTCGCCCCTCTGCTCGCCCCGTACGCACCCGACACCATCGACCTCTCGGCGTCCCTCGTCGGCACGAGCGGCGACCATCTCCTCGGGACCGACTCCTCCGGGCAGGACCTGCTCTCCCGAGTCCTGTACGGAGCCCGCACCAGCCTCATCGCCCCGATCCTGCTGCTGGCCATCGCGGCAGTCCTCGGCGTCACCCTCGGCACGCTCGCCGCCTGGCGCGGCGGCTGGGTGGACACCCTCGTCTCCCGCCTCACCGACGTCATGTACGCCTTCCCCGGGCTCCTGTTCACCGTCCTGATCATCGCTGTCTTCGGTTCCGGCATGACGACGTCCGTGCTGGCCCTCGGACTCGCGTACACCCCGACCGTCGCCAAGTACACCCGCTCTGTGGCGCTCGCCGAGCGCCGCAAGCCGTACATCGACGCCTACCGGGTCCTGGGCATGGGCGGCGCACGGATCTGCGCCCGCTTCCTCGTCCCGAACCTCGGCCGGTCCGTCGTCGGCTATCTGGTGGTCCTCTTCGGCGAGGCCCTGATGTCCCTGGCCACGCTCTCCTACCTGGGATTCGGCGCCCAGCCGCCCAGCTCCGACTGGGGACTGATGGTCCAGGAGGGGCAGGCCGCCGTCGTCCAGGGCGCACTCCTGCCCGCGCTGGTACCGGGCTTCGCCATCGCCCTCGTCGTGGTGTCCTTCAACGTCGTCGGGGTCTGGGCCGCCGACCGACTCGGCAGCAGGAAGTAG
- a CDS encoding ABC transporter substrate-binding protein: protein MAGTSAAVAAPLVSACGTAAGQPPGKVALHGDNPSWVAPLEAAGEAMRSIDGLELVPEVIPSLESFEQVVKSSLRTNKTPDMLKYWSGYRLQDLARTGGIVDLSVHWASAARKGWVDPALRSAVSYRGRVYGLPMNLAYYVFFYNPEVFRANGLTKPETWDDFLHIAGRLKSAGVTPLHGTTAGRWPAFIWFQEILSRQDPQFYEDLLNGRARYTDPRAERALRTIASFFDKDWFTSMDMDHAAAAAGVVHGKVGMVPCGSWLGGTFAGVGGKPGKNVDAFVLPMQNTRVRPATVFETSALVCTVKGPDRDEAYRAAGAWPHPQVMKAFSHTLQDGCPNPTVPPANTIIDGVATTVREKKARLLNRFWELGPPELVESTVDDLAGFLIDPSSYRQVLRTMQGRADEAWTVWKEAEGS, encoded by the coding sequence GTGGCCGGCACCTCCGCCGCCGTCGCGGCGCCACTGGTCAGCGCGTGCGGCACCGCCGCCGGACAGCCGCCCGGCAAGGTGGCCCTGCACGGGGACAACCCGTCATGGGTCGCGCCCCTCGAAGCGGCGGGTGAGGCGATGCGCTCGATCGACGGCCTCGAACTCGTTCCTGAGGTCATCCCGTCCCTGGAGTCCTTCGAACAGGTCGTCAAGTCCTCGCTGCGTACCAACAAGACACCGGACATGCTCAAGTACTGGTCCGGCTACCGCCTGCAGGATCTGGCCCGCACCGGCGGCATCGTCGACCTGTCGGTCCACTGGGCGAGCGCGGCCCGCAAGGGTTGGGTGGACCCGGCGCTGCGCTCCGCGGTCAGTTACCGCGGCCGCGTCTACGGCCTTCCGATGAACCTGGCCTACTACGTGTTCTTCTACAACCCCGAGGTCTTCCGTGCCAACGGCCTGACGAAGCCGGAGACGTGGGACGACTTCCTGCACATCGCCGGCCGGCTCAAGAGTGCCGGCGTCACACCGCTGCACGGCACCACTGCGGGGCGGTGGCCGGCGTTCATCTGGTTCCAGGAGATCCTCAGCCGCCAGGACCCGCAGTTCTACGAGGACCTCCTCAACGGGCGGGCCCGCTACACCGATCCGCGCGCCGAACGGGCCCTGCGCACCATCGCGTCCTTCTTCGACAAGGACTGGTTCACGTCGATGGACATGGACCACGCCGCGGCCGCCGCGGGCGTCGTGCACGGCAAGGTCGGCATGGTGCCCTGCGGGAGCTGGCTGGGCGGCACCTTCGCGGGCGTCGGCGGCAAGCCGGGCAAGAACGTCGACGCGTTCGTCCTGCCGATGCAGAACACCCGGGTCCGCCCCGCCACCGTCTTCGAGACCAGTGCCCTGGTCTGCACGGTCAAGGGGCCCGACCGCGACGAGGCCTACCGGGCCGCCGGTGCCTGGCCGCACCCGCAGGTGATGAAGGCGTTCTCGCACACGCTGCAGGACGGCTGCCCCAACCCGACGGTGCCGCCCGCCAACACGATCATCGACGGGGTGGCCACGACGGTGCGGGAGAAGAAGGCCCGCCTGCTCAATCGCTTCTGGGAACTCGGGCCGCCCGAGCTGGTCGAGTCCACGGTCGACGACCTGGCGGGATTCCTGATCGACCCGTCCTCGTACCGACAGGTGCTGCGGACCATGCAGGGCCGGGCCGACGAGGCCTGGACGGTGTGGAAGGAGGCGGAAGGCTCATGA
- a CDS encoding carbohydrate ABC transporter permease, which translates to MGRTFRNLFVAGCVVLWLIPVYLLAVNALTPVTEYAGRPDWAPHGFALWDNLSTAWSQAGIGDSFLNSLTYAVVCGAAAVIVAAMAAFAVVVLPIPKPAFWFWLIYSGTLFPLQMFLAPLFGMYADGDLYDTRLGLMLVYAAWAVPFAFFLIRNQMTTMPPELTEAAMIDGASFRRIFWRIHVPLMGSSLGAAFIFQFTAVWNDLLFGITLSRSPDIQPVMAALTSLNNAYASSGPPVILAGALIVSLPTLVVFLTLRGLFLRGVTASAR; encoded by the coding sequence GTGGGAAGGACCTTCCGCAACCTCTTCGTCGCCGGCTGTGTGGTGCTCTGGCTGATCCCGGTGTACCTCCTGGCCGTCAACGCGCTGACGCCGGTCACCGAGTACGCCGGCCGACCCGACTGGGCCCCCCACGGCTTCGCGCTGTGGGACAACCTCTCGACCGCCTGGAGCCAGGCGGGCATCGGCGACAGCTTCCTCAACTCACTGACGTACGCCGTGGTGTGCGGCGCCGCCGCGGTGATCGTCGCCGCCATGGCCGCCTTCGCCGTGGTCGTGCTGCCCATCCCCAAGCCCGCGTTCTGGTTCTGGCTCATCTACTCAGGGACCCTCTTCCCGCTGCAGATGTTCCTGGCGCCGCTGTTCGGCATGTACGCCGACGGCGATCTCTACGACACCCGGCTCGGCCTGATGCTCGTGTACGCGGCGTGGGCCGTCCCGTTCGCCTTCTTCCTCATCCGCAATCAGATGACCACGATGCCGCCCGAGCTCACCGAGGCGGCCATGATCGACGGTGCCTCGTTCCGTCGCATCTTCTGGCGCATCCACGTGCCGTTGATGGGCTCCAGCCTCGGGGCGGCGTTCATCTTCCAGTTCACCGCCGTCTGGAACGACCTGCTGTTCGGCATCACGCTGAGCCGCAGCCCCGACATCCAACCGGTGATGGCTGCCCTCACCTCGCTCAACAACGCCTACGCCTCCTCGGGCCCGCCCGTCATCCTGGCCGGCGCGCTGATCGTCTCGCTGCCCACGCTCGTCGTCTTCCTGACGCTCCGAGGCCTGTTCCTGCGTGGCGTCACCGCGAGCGCACGCTGA